One window of Novosphingobium sp. P6W genomic DNA carries:
- a CDS encoding MAPEG family protein, with the protein MTAMQDFRQEQRGVAWAMAGALVLTICIMGLALTMDRSAAAPFVSRLQFAIRIDLLVVVWLAAGIANVARLRFFSESDIAGSGAGSGSDKVRVAGAILQNTFEQAGLAVAAHLIVAASFNRSDALVAALACLFAVGRLLFWLGYRHGAKGRAFGFALTFYPSVLALLASAAVITFG; encoded by the coding sequence ATGACGGCGATGCAGGACTTCAGGCAGGAGCAGCGGGGTGTTGCATGGGCGATGGCCGGCGCGCTCGTCCTGACGATCTGCATCATGGGCCTTGCCCTGACGATGGATCGTAGCGCGGCCGCGCCGTTCGTTTCCCGTTTGCAGTTCGCCATCCGTATCGATCTTCTGGTGGTCGTCTGGCTGGCGGCGGGGATCGCGAATGTTGCCCGTCTGCGCTTCTTCTCGGAAAGCGACATTGCCGGCAGCGGCGCCGGATCGGGGTCCGACAAGGTTCGGGTCGCCGGAGCGATCCTGCAAAACACGTTCGAGCAGGCCGGCCTTGCCGTCGCCGCTCACCTGATCGTCGCGGCAAGTTTCAATCGCTCCGATGCGCTGGTCGCGGCGCTGGCCTGTCTTTTTGCCGTTGGCCGGCTTCTGTTCTGGCTGGGTTACAGGCATGGCGCCAAGGGCCGGGCCTTCGGGTTTGCGCTTACCTTCTACCCCAGCGTCCTTGCTCTGCTGGCTTCGGCCGCGGTGATTACGTTCGGGTGA
- a CDS encoding flagellar motor protein MotB translates to MAGKDPNKRPIVIRKVKKVVGGGHHGGAWKVAYADFVTAMMAFFMLLWLLANPDEVQLKGLAEYFTPETQKNSLSTTLSDRPGAQPGAGGHGRNDQSSDSEARGQPAAEAGAEGVSRGGTADVPEAALRVMAEEMRVELEPPLDSDQGKQNIDVRPSREGMRIHLIDSPQRSMFKGSTAQLNDFAKAMLARAAHKLAGIDARIAIQGHTDGSGGDSEANWILSAQRALAARSAMVAAGLPADHFSEVVAKAGTEPVYPEAPDRPENRRITIVVMAQAGALPRDASFKF, encoded by the coding sequence ATGGCTGGAAAAGACCCCAACAAACGCCCGATCGTAATCCGCAAGGTCAAGAAAGTGGTCGGCGGCGGCCATCACGGCGGTGCGTGGAAGGTCGCCTATGCGGACTTCGTGACCGCGATGATGGCCTTCTTCATGCTCCTGTGGCTGCTGGCCAACCCCGACGAGGTCCAGCTCAAGGGCCTGGCCGAATACTTCACGCCCGAGACCCAGAAGAACAGCCTTTCGACCACACTAAGCGACCGCCCCGGTGCGCAGCCGGGCGCAGGAGGCCATGGCCGCAACGACCAGTCCTCCGATAGCGAGGCACGCGGCCAGCCTGCCGCCGAAGCGGGCGCCGAAGGCGTGTCGCGCGGGGGCACGGCGGACGTTCCCGAAGCGGCTCTGCGCGTCATGGCGGAAGAGATGCGGGTGGAACTGGAACCCCCGCTCGATTCCGATCAGGGCAAGCAGAACATCGACGTGCGGCCCAGCCGCGAAGGGATGCGCATCCATCTGATCGACAGCCCGCAGCGCTCGATGTTCAAGGGCAGCACCGCGCAGCTCAACGACTTCGCCAAGGCCATGCTGGCCCGCGCCGCGCACAAGCTGGCGGGCATCGACGCGCGCATCGCCATCCAAGGCCACACCGATGGCAGCGGCGGCGACAGCGAGGCCAACTGGATTCTTTCGGCCCAGCGCGCCCTGGCCGCGCGGTCGGCGATGGTGGCGGCCGGGCTGCCTGCGGACCATTTCTCCGAAGTCGTCGCCAAGGCGGGCACCGAGCCGGTCTATCCCGAGGCGCCCGACCGCCCGGAAAACCGGCGCATCACCATTGTCGTCATGGCGCAGGCGGGCGCTCTGCCCCGCGACGCCAGTTTCAAGTTCTGA
- the motA gene encoding flagellar motor stator protein MotA, which yields MLNIVGLVVILLCVFGSFLMSGGSMTVIFHALPHEMMAIAGAALGAFVLGNSMTTLKKSWAGVVRVFKGNRWKEADFRDLLALLYTLLATFRKGGANAIEPHLDAPAESPIFSRYPSLLKDHELVEFICDYLRMMTVNFEDPHQLAEAMEGDMERHHHEEMAPQHAIQMMADGLPAIGIVAAVLGVIKTMSSIDQPTEVLGAMIGGALVGTFLGVLLAYCLVGPIAQKLQQIIDADFKPFLIVKTAIIGHAQEQPTEVAIELARRMTPSTYAPSFQQMEAALEAVKEQLNAAPA from the coding sequence ATGCTGAACATCGTCGGCCTTGTCGTCATCCTGCTGTGCGTCTTCGGCAGCTTCCTGATGTCGGGCGGCAGCATGACGGTTATCTTCCATGCGCTTCCGCATGAGATGATGGCGATCGCCGGCGCGGCGCTGGGCGCCTTCGTCCTCGGCAATTCGATGACGACGCTTAAGAAGAGCTGGGCCGGCGTGGTGCGCGTATTCAAGGGCAACCGCTGGAAGGAGGCCGATTTTCGCGACCTTCTCGCCCTGCTTTACACCCTGCTGGCGACGTTCCGCAAAGGCGGCGCCAACGCCATCGAGCCGCATCTGGACGCGCCTGCCGAAAGCCCGATCTTCTCGCGCTACCCCAGCCTGCTGAAGGACCATGAGCTGGTCGAGTTCATCTGCGACTACCTGCGCATGATGACCGTCAACTTCGAGGACCCGCACCAGCTGGCCGAGGCGATGGAAGGCGACATGGAGCGCCATCATCACGAGGAAATGGCCCCCCAGCACGCGATCCAGATGATGGCCGACGGCCTGCCCGCCATCGGCATCGTCGCCGCCGTTCTGGGCGTCATCAAGACCATGAGTTCGATCGACCAGCCCACCGAAGTGCTGGGCGCGATGATCGGCGGCGCGCTGGTCGGCACGTTCCTGGGCGTTCTGCTGGCCTACTGCCTGGTCGGCCCGATCGCGCAGAAGCTGCAGCAGATCATCGACGCCGACTTCAAGCCTTTCCTCATCGTCAAGACCGCGATCATCGGCCACGCGCAGGAGCAGCCCACCGAAGTGGCCATCGAACTGGCCCGCCGCATGACGCCGTCGACTTACGCGCCCAGCTTCCAGCAGATGGAAGCGGCGCTGGAGGCGGTGAAGGAACAGCTCAATGCCGCTCCGGCCTGA
- the flaF gene encoding flagellar biosynthesis regulator FlaF: protein MSVNAYVRAQKVAATPRSTEYRLMSEITSEMIAARDAGLAGVKLAPALHRNRQAWTIFRNLCQSPENGLPDELRAGIISLGLWVDKYTSLVITGREAIDELISVNRAVISGLSNENGAPA from the coding sequence ATGTCCGTCAATGCCTATGTCCGCGCCCAGAAAGTCGCCGCCACGCCGCGCAGCACGGAATACCGGCTGATGAGCGAGATCACCAGCGAGATGATCGCCGCGCGCGATGCCGGACTTGCCGGCGTGAAGCTGGCCCCCGCGCTTCACCGCAACCGGCAGGCGTGGACGATCTTTCGCAACTTGTGCCAGTCCCCCGAAAACGGGCTGCCTGACGAACTGCGGGCCGGGATCATTTCGCTTGGCCTGTGGGTGGACAAGTACACCTCGCTGGTCATTACCGGGCGCGAGGCGATCGACGAACTGATCTCCGTCAACCGCGCCGTCATCAGCGGTCTTTCGAACGAAAACGGCGCCCCAGCCTGA
- a CDS encoding DNA-directed RNA polymerase sigma-70 factor yields MSKITAALEASVATVRDNTPPEGTAQTRRQRACVDHAFARILKLIAPRIRHFIRQYGLACHWDDAEQCCAIAVHRAIQSYEPEKAQFTTFVNWQIRGELQSLRFRVMTDQRPSARKVEATTVSLDAITGGEDGEGLSILSAIADEDALGRTEAGASDYLAKAAMNALTESYVEHLRNSGLERIRRRAHNAQPKPVKAKRPDNAAAAPPVRRPGRAPLDPAELTELEQRLEHNRQVVEGRLFETAPPLDLGEDETGLARERVRQVAKRAAKTMSDLAVMDPRFSLMAEYRQAMLAAH; encoded by the coding sequence ATGTCTAAGATCACTGCCGCCCTCGAGGCATCAGTCGCGACGGTCAGGGACAACACGCCGCCGGAAGGCACCGCGCAGACCCGGCGCCAGCGCGCCTGTGTCGACCATGCCTTTGCCCGGATTCTCAAGCTGATCGCGCCGCGTATCCGCCATTTCATCCGCCAGTACGGCCTTGCCTGCCACTGGGACGATGCCGAGCAGTGCTGCGCCATCGCCGTCCACCGCGCGATCCAGAGCTACGAGCCGGAAAAGGCGCAGTTCACGACCTTCGTGAACTGGCAGATCCGCGGCGAACTGCAGAGCCTGCGCTTCCGCGTCATGACCGACCAGCGCCCGTCGGCCCGCAAGGTCGAGGCGACCACCGTCTCGCTCGACGCGATCACCGGCGGCGAGGACGGCGAGGGCCTGTCGATCCTTTCCGCCATCGCCGACGAAGACGCGCTCGGCCGTACCGAAGCGGGGGCGTCAGACTATCTTGCCAAGGCGGCGATGAATGCGCTGACCGAAAGCTACGTCGAACATCTGCGCAATTCCGGCCTCGAACGCATTCGCCGCCGTGCGCATAATGCCCAGCCCAAGCCGGTGAAGGCCAAGCGTCCCGATAACGCCGCCGCAGCGCCGCCCGTGCGCCGTCCGGGCCGGGCGCCGCTCGATCCGGCGGAATTGACCGAGCTGGAACAGCGCCTCGAACACAACCGGCAGGTCGTAGAAGGCCGCCTGTTCGAAACCGCTCCGCCGCTCGACCTGGGCGAGGACGAAACCGGACTGGCCCGCGAACGGGTTCGTCAGGTGGCCAAGCGCGCCGCCAAGACCATGAGCGATCTTGCCGTGATGGACCCGCGCTTTTCGCTTATGGCCGAATACCGGCAGGCAATGCTCGCCGCGCACTGA
- a CDS encoding flagellar FliJ family protein, with product MKTPYDAAMRVRQRELDEVSTAIRAESGTLSVLEQERERLRAALRSEAQVAAELALCSQAWQGRMRGQGRELGVLQAQVQERIEHLREVAIDAYGTLRSIETAAEDYRRDAARVEASAEQSASDDLGAVAFLKARRSIRRENPR from the coding sequence ATGAAGACGCCTTACGACGCCGCAATGCGCGTGCGCCAACGCGAACTGGACGAAGTCAGCACCGCGATCCGCGCCGAATCCGGAACGCTGAGCGTGCTCGAACAGGAGCGCGAACGGCTGCGCGCAGCGCTGCGGAGCGAGGCGCAGGTCGCGGCCGAACTCGCGCTATGTTCGCAGGCTTGGCAGGGCCGGATGCGCGGCCAAGGGCGCGAACTCGGCGTCCTTCAGGCGCAGGTGCAGGAACGGATCGAGCACTTACGCGAAGTGGCCATCGATGCTTACGGCACGTTGCGCAGCATCGAAACGGCGGCGGAAGATTACCGCCGCGACGCCGCCCGGGTCGAGGCCAGCGCGGAACAGTCGGCGAGCGACGATCTGGGCGCGGTGGCCTTCCTAAAGGCGCGCCGGTCGATCCGGCGTGAAAACCCGCGATGA
- the fliI gene encoding flagellar protein export ATPase FliI, protein MSSLASAAEGLRMQTPDQRYGRVVAVRGALIEVDGLAGAARIGSRVTLRSQAGNVEAEVIGLDHGIAHCMPFNEPDGIASGSRADLSARQAGLRPSAGWLGRVVDGLGRPVDGKGPLPQGPVQRRIKAAPPPASSRARVGSRIETGVRALDLFAPLCRGQRLGLFAGSGVGKSTLLSMLARWTECDVAVIGLIGERGREVQEFIQDDLGEEGLARSVVVVATSDEPALLRRQAAWTTLAVAEHFRDEGCEVLCLMDSVTRFAMAQREIGLAGGEPPATKGYTPTVFAELPRLLERAGPGAAVQGSAPQGTITGLFTVLVDGDDHNEPVADAVRGILDGHVVITRQIAERGRYPAIDVLRSVSRTLPHCLSVEDNALRLAARRELSTWKDMEEMVRLGAYRAGSSAEVDRAVAIAPRIEGLLQQDRLARSFAVQDFAALAAILEGSP, encoded by the coding sequence ATGAGCAGCCTTGCCTCCGCCGCCGAGGGCCTGCGCATGCAGACGCCCGACCAGCGCTACGGCCGGGTCGTCGCGGTGCGCGGCGCGTTGATCGAGGTGGACGGCCTTGCCGGCGCCGCGCGCATTGGCTCACGCGTGACGCTGCGTTCGCAAGCCGGCAACGTCGAGGCCGAGGTGATCGGGCTGGACCACGGCATCGCCCACTGCATGCCCTTCAACGAACCGGACGGCATCGCCTCGGGCTCGCGCGCCGATCTTTCCGCCAGACAGGCGGGCCTGCGCCCCTCGGCCGGATGGCTGGGCCGGGTGGTCGATGGGCTTGGCCGGCCGGTCGATGGCAAGGGGCCATTGCCGCAAGGCCCCGTCCAGCGCCGCATCAAGGCCGCCCCGCCGCCCGCGTCCTCCCGCGCCAGAGTGGGGTCGCGCATCGAAACCGGGGTGCGCGCGCTCGACCTGTTCGCACCGCTGTGCCGGGGGCAGCGCCTGGGCCTGTTCGCCGGATCGGGCGTGGGCAAGTCAACCCTGCTGTCGATGCTGGCGCGCTGGACCGAATGCGATGTCGCGGTGATCGGCCTGATCGGCGAACGCGGCCGCGAAGTGCAGGAATTCATCCAGGACGACCTTGGCGAGGAGGGCCTTGCCCGCAGCGTCGTCGTCGTCGCCACCTCGGATGAGCCGGCCCTGCTGCGCCGCCAGGCCGCGTGGACGACGCTCGCAGTGGCCGAGCATTTCCGCGACGAAGGCTGCGAAGTGCTGTGCCTGATGGATTCGGTCACCCGCTTCGCCATGGCCCAGCGCGAGATCGGCCTGGCCGGCGGCGAACCGCCAGCGACCAAGGGCTATACTCCCACCGTCTTCGCCGAACTGCCGCGCCTGCTGGAGCGGGCCGGGCCGGGCGCCGCGGTGCAAGGATCGGCGCCGCAAGGCACGATCACGGGGCTGTTCACGGTGCTGGTGGACGGCGACGACCACAACGAGCCGGTCGCCGATGCGGTGCGCGGCATTCTCGATGGCCACGTCGTCATCACCCGCCAGATTGCCGAGCGCGGGCGCTATCCCGCGATCGACGTGCTGCGCTCGGTCTCGCGCACGCTGCCCCATTGCCTGAGCGTGGAAGACAATGCCCTGCGTCTGGCCGCGCGGCGCGAATTGTCGACGTGGAAGGACATGGAAGAAATGGTGCGCCTCGGCGCCTACCGCGCAGGTTCCAGCGCGGAAGTAGACCGCGCCGTCGCCATCGCCCCGCGTATCGAAGGCCTGCTCCAGCAGGACCGGCTGGCACGCAGTTTCGCCGTGCAGGACTTTGCGGCGTTGGCCGCCATTCTGGAAGGTTCGCCATGA
- a CDS encoding flagellar biosynthesis repressor FlbT: protein MTLRISLRNGEPVIVNGAVLRAVGRTDLVLENEATILRGREVMKPQDADTPAKQLYFACMMAYIDPADIARHQQTLLQRLEALMTALESPEAKGVCVHFAQKVATGQFYQALGECRWLIAYEADALARVPAAQPPEAATPAA, encoded by the coding sequence ATGACGCTTCGCATTTCGCTTCGCAACGGAGAGCCGGTGATCGTGAACGGCGCGGTCCTGCGCGCGGTTGGCCGCACCGATCTCGTCCTCGAGAACGAGGCGACGATCCTGCGCGGGCGCGAGGTGATGAAGCCGCAGGACGCCGATACTCCCGCCAAGCAACTCTACTTCGCCTGCATGATGGCCTATATCGACCCCGCCGACATCGCCCGCCACCAGCAGACCCTGCTCCAACGCCTCGAAGCGCTGATGACGGCGCTGGAATCGCCGGAAGCGAAGGGGGTATGCGTTCACTTCGCGCAGAAGGTCGCGACCGGCCAGTTCTATCAGGCGCTGGGGGAATGCCGCTGGCTGATCGCCTATGAGGCCGATGCACTGGCCCGCGTTCCCGCTGCTCAGCCCCCCGAAGCGGCCACCCCCGCCGCCTGA
- the flgE gene encoding flagellar hook protein FlgE — translation MSLYSALYAGVSGLSAQSSAMATVADNITNVNTIGYKGVSAQFETLVTGGSLSSSYSAGGVTATPKALISKQGLLQASSSLTDIGIDGAGFFVVRSSPDAGGTTAYTRAGSFTTDSSGYLRNTAGYYLMGWPLDATGSYVNNGSEASLQPIRPNALTGAATPTTAIQLRANLDSTATPVAGYTAGAMSEGTLTPQFSRSVVVYDAQGTSHSLTFNFVKTGANAWATEVTGDPAEIATIGDNAVPASGLLASGTIRFNADGSLNLGTAQSLLGNLDITWSNGAGSTPISLDMGSNAGLDGLTQFGSTSALLSSTVDGGMLGTVASVKISDKGVVSAVFDDGTSRPIYQLPLATFQNPDGLTRISGNAYLVSEQSGNVAINEPGTVGGGTLSASMLEASNVDLAAEFSNMILFQRAYSASSKIITTVDDMLQEVSNLKR, via the coding sequence ATGAGCCTCTATTCCGCTCTTTATGCCGGCGTTTCCGGTCTCAGCGCGCAGTCGAGCGCCATGGCCACGGTTGCGGACAACATCACCAACGTGAACACGATCGGCTACAAGGGTGTCTCCGCCCAGTTCGAAACGCTGGTCACGGGCGGCAGCCTGAGCAGCAGCTATTCCGCCGGCGGCGTCACCGCGACGCCCAAGGCGCTGATTTCCAAGCAGGGCCTGCTCCAGGCGTCCAGCAGCCTTACCGACATCGGCATCGACGGCGCGGGCTTCTTTGTCGTGCGCTCCAGCCCCGATGCGGGCGGCACTACTGCCTATACCCGCGCCGGATCGTTCACCACGGACTCCTCGGGCTACTTGCGCAACACCGCCGGTTATTACCTGATGGGCTGGCCGCTCGATGCGACCGGGTCCTACGTCAACAACGGCAGCGAGGCTTCGCTTCAGCCGATCCGGCCCAATGCGCTGACCGGCGCGGCAACCCCGACCACTGCGATCCAGCTGCGCGCGAACCTCGATTCCACCGCGACTCCGGTCGCCGGCTACACGGCGGGCGCCATGAGCGAAGGCACTCTCACCCCGCAGTTCTCGCGCTCGGTGGTGGTTTATGACGCGCAGGGCACCTCGCACTCGCTGACCTTCAACTTCGTCAAGACCGGCGCGAACGCCTGGGCCACCGAAGTAACGGGCGACCCGGCCGAGATCGCCACCATCGGCGATAATGCCGTCCCCGCTTCGGGCCTGCTTGCCAGCGGCACGATCCGCTTCAATGCCGACGGCAGCCTCAACCTGGGCACCGCGCAGTCGCTGCTGGGCAACCTGGACATCACCTGGTCCAACGGCGCCGGCTCCACCCCGATCAGCCTCGACATGGGCAGCAATGCCGGGCTCGACGGGCTGACCCAGTTCGGCAGCACCTCGGCGCTGCTGTCCTCGACCGTCGACGGCGGCATGCTGGGCACGGTCGCCTCGGTGAAGATCTCCGACAAGGGCGTGGTCAGCGCCGTGTTCGACGATGGCACCTCGCGCCCGATCTACCAGCTTCCGCTCGCCACCTTCCAGAATCCGGACGGGCTGACGCGCATCAGCGGCAATGCCTATCTCGTTTCCGAACAGTCGGGCAACGTAGCCATCAACGAGCCGGGCACGGTCGGCGGCGGCACGCTTTCGGCCAGCATGCTCGAAGCCTCGAACGTCGATCTGGCGGCGGAGTTCTCGAACATGATCCTGTTCCAGCGCGCTTACTCGGCCTCGTCCAAGATCATCACGACGGTCGACGACATGCTCCAGGAAGTAAGCAACCTGAAGCGCTGA
- the flgK gene encoding flagellar hook-associated protein FlgK: protein MSINSILSSAMSGLSASQAGMQTVSTNIANVNTPGYARQKLAQSASVAGGNVNGVVVGEPARVADKFLENSVYQRAGTAGRTDAVSNYLDRLQSLLGSPSSASGLAARLTAISSSVSAIAGLQGSPEAIAQFTGTVSDTIDTLSGLQGDVANLQADVESEVSDTVGRVNVLLSKIHDLNNEVSRLQGLGLTTSGPADSRMSALEELSGLVDVSVREQPDGRVTIDTASGQVLLDKRLRQLNYASGVAVSQASYAPIDIRFTNADGSMGASTGEKIDSTAVGGKLGGLLDMRDRALPNFSEQLGQLFSGLAETLNKVANEGTTLPPPQTLTGQANGLIGSDRLGFTGKATFAVLAKDGTLVARTTVDFDALGSGATVDDAVAAINAGLSPMASASIEDGVLSIAAASSAYGVAVAQDADAPSDRAGVGFSQFFGLNNLVRSGDSALAPSGFTADDPHGFGAGETAQIVLRDAAGKVLATQTLSGDTGSTWGDLVGGLNSGALGAFGSFALDERGRVAFTPKSASAGATISIPSDSTDRNGTGLSFSALSGLTGAASGLRTAEVPAAILNDTTRLPLARLQLDAAIGTKAIGAGDIRGANAFVDALAATADFGKDGSSTISSFASRLLGSAGSAASLAKTAADDASARLSDTVNRRDSYSGVNIDEELAQMVVLQNSYSAAARVMTTASQMYDTLLNML, encoded by the coding sequence GTGTCCATCAACTCGATCCTCAGTTCCGCCATGTCGGGCCTCTCGGCCTCGCAGGCCGGGATGCAGACGGTCTCGACCAACATCGCGAACGTCAACACCCCCGGCTATGCGCGGCAGAAGCTGGCGCAGAGCGCGTCGGTGGCGGGCGGCAATGTCAACGGCGTGGTCGTCGGCGAACCGGCGCGGGTGGCGGACAAGTTCCTCGAGAACTCGGTGTACCAGCGCGCGGGAACGGCGGGTCGAACGGACGCGGTGTCGAACTATCTCGACCGCCTGCAGTCTCTGCTCGGCTCGCCCAGCAGCGCTTCCGGGTTGGCGGCGCGGCTGACCGCGATCTCCAGTTCGGTTTCCGCGATCGCCGGGCTGCAAGGCTCGCCCGAGGCGATCGCCCAGTTCACCGGCACCGTTTCCGACACCATCGACACGCTCAGCGGGTTGCAGGGCGATGTGGCCAACCTGCAGGCCGACGTCGAGAGCGAGGTTTCGGACACGGTCGGCCGGGTCAACGTGCTGCTGAGCAAGATCCACGACCTCAACAACGAAGTCTCGCGCCTGCAGGGCCTTGGCCTCACCACATCCGGCCCGGCGGATTCGCGCATGTCGGCGCTGGAGGAACTGAGCGGCCTCGTCGACGTCAGCGTGCGTGAGCAGCCGGACGGGCGCGTCACCATCGACACCGCTTCGGGCCAGGTGCTTCTCGACAAGCGCCTGCGCCAGTTGAACTATGCCTCGGGGGTCGCCGTCTCGCAGGCGAGCTATGCGCCGATCGATATCCGCTTCACGAATGCCGACGGTTCGATGGGCGCGTCCACCGGCGAGAAGATCGATTCCACGGCCGTCGGCGGCAAGCTGGGCGGCTTGCTCGACATGCGCGACCGCGCACTGCCGAATTTCTCCGAGCAGCTGGGCCAGCTGTTCAGCGGCCTTGCCGAAACGCTCAACAAAGTCGCTAACGAGGGCACCACGCTGCCCCCGCCGCAGACCCTGACCGGGCAGGCCAACGGGTTGATCGGCAGCGACCGGCTGGGCTTCACCGGCAAGGCGACGTTCGCGGTGCTGGCGAAGGACGGCACGCTGGTGGCCAGGACCACCGTCGATTTCGACGCGCTGGGTTCGGGCGCCACGGTGGATGACGCGGTGGCCGCGATCAACGCCGGCCTCTCGCCCATGGCGAGTGCCAGCATCGAGGACGGCGTTCTGTCCATCGCCGCCGCGTCGAGCGCTTACGGCGTTGCCGTCGCGCAGGATGCCGATGCCCCCAGCGACCGTGCCGGAGTGGGATTCTCGCAGTTCTTCGGCCTCAACAACCTGGTTCGGTCGGGCGACAGCGCGCTGGCCCCTTCTGGCTTTACCGCCGACGATCCGCACGGGTTCGGCGCGGGCGAAACCGCGCAGATCGTGCTGCGCGACGCGGCTGGCAAAGTCCTTGCCACCCAGACGCTGAGCGGTGACACCGGCTCGACCTGGGGCGACCTTGTCGGCGGGCTGAATTCCGGCGCGCTGGGCGCCTTTGGTTCCTTCGCGCTCGACGAGCGGGGCCGCGTTGCTTTCACCCCCAAGTCCGCCAGCGCCGGGGCGACGATATCGATCCCCTCGGATTCGACGGATCGCAATGGCACCGGCCTGTCGTTCTCGGCGCTCTCGGGCCTGACCGGGGCGGCAAGCGGGCTGCGCACCGCCGAAGTCCCCGCCGCGATCCTGAACGACACCACGCGCCTGCCGCTGGCCCGACTGCAACTGGACGCGGCGATCGGCACGAAAGCGATCGGCGCGGGCGATATCCGGGGCGCCAACGCTTTTGTCGACGCGCTCGCCGCCACCGCCGATTTCGGCAAGGACGGCAGCTCCACGATCTCCAGCTTCGCCAGCCGCCTGCTTGGCAGCGCCGGGTCTGCCGCATCCCTGGCGAAAACCGCCGCAGACGATGCCTCGGCCCGCCTGAGCGACACGGTCAACCGGCGCGATTCCTATTCCGGCGTCAACATCGACGAGGAACTGGCGCAAATGGTCGTGCTGCAGAACAGCTATTCCGCCGCCGCGCGGGTGATGACCACCGCCTCGCAGATGTACGACACCCTGCTGAACATGCTCTGA
- a CDS encoding flagellin, producing MTRVATVPLQQTLSSAIQRSQQSLATSQLQLATEKKVNDYAGLGLDAVRTLSARSMLATQETYKTNISRVSTTLSLYQANLEQIDGSMADLREELFSAVGTGNSPGLQEMIEDAFSGLRASLNAKEGGVPLFAGSQTSDTPFIPKTLQDTVGLDAADTFGNDGVRQSTRAGEGVDVAYGIGASDVTGKLIPAFRALAEAGPFGETLTDDQKAAITAALDLLDTGITGVRSVNASNGRKQAQVETLATRAEDRVDLLTSVIGSVEDADLGQVAIDITQRQTILQASYSVFSQLSSMSLVNFLD from the coding sequence ATGACCCGCGTAGCCACCGTTCCGCTGCAACAGACCCTTTCCAGTGCGATCCAGCGCTCGCAGCAAAGCCTTGCCACCAGCCAGTTGCAACTGGCGACCGAGAAGAAGGTGAACGACTACGCCGGGCTTGGCCTGGATGCGGTGCGCACGCTTTCCGCGCGCTCGATGCTGGCCACGCAGGAAACCTACAAGACCAACATCAGCCGCGTCTCGACCACGCTTTCGCTATATCAGGCGAACCTCGAGCAGATCGACGGTTCGATGGCGGACTTGCGCGAAGAACTGTTCAGCGCAGTGGGCACCGGCAATTCCCCCGGCCTTCAGGAAATGATCGAGGATGCCTTTTCCGGCCTGCGCGCCTCGCTCAACGCCAAGGAAGGCGGCGTGCCCCTGTTCGCCGGTTCACAGACCTCGGACACCCCGTTCATCCCGAAAACCCTCCAGGACACCGTCGGGCTCGACGCTGCGGACACATTCGGCAACGACGGCGTGCGCCAGTCGACGCGGGCGGGCGAAGGTGTGGACGTAGCATACGGCATCGGCGCCAGCGACGTGACAGGCAAGCTCATCCCGGCCTTCCGCGCTTTGGCGGAAGCCGGCCCCTTCGGCGAAACCCTGACCGACGACCAGAAGGCTGCCATCACCGCCGCGCTCGACCTGCTGGACACCGGCATCACCGGCGTGCGCTCGGTCAATGCCTCCAACGGCCGCAAGCAGGCGCAGGTCGAAACGCTCGCCACCCGCGCGGAAGACCGGGTTGACCTGCTGACCAGCGTGATCGGCTCGGTCGAAGATGCCGACCTGGGGCAAGTCGCCATCGACATCACCCAGCGCCAGACGATCCTTCAGGCGAGCTACTCGGTTTTCTCGCAGCTCAGTTCGATGTCGCTGGTGAACTTCCTCGATTGA